TGAGGGCTCACCTGATATCTATGGAAACGATTTATTGGTTCTATTGTTTGTTCTGGGAGCAGAGTCTGTCCTTTACTCGCAACCAGCTGACCGTCGATATAGGTTTTTAATACATTAAAATTTGAAAGATTATCAACGACAATAAAATCAGCTGGGTCTGATTCCTGTATGAGTCCAACTTTCATATGATAGTGATCAATCGGATTCTTCGTGGCAGCTCTGATCGCATCCATTGGGTTACAGCCTTTCTGAACACTCCTTCTCAAAAGAACATTGATATGCCCTTCAACAAGGCTATCTGGATGTTTGTCATCCGAGCAGAACATAATATGTTGAGGATACTCATTGAGAAGGGGAATCAGAGCATCGAAGTTCTTTGCCGCGCTTCCTTCACGTATGATTATTTTCATTCCAAGCTCAAGCTTTTCTTTTGCTTCATCATAAGAAAAGCATTCATGGTCGGTTTGAATTCCAGATTGAATGTACTCACGGGCTTGTGCGCCTCGTAAACCAGGCGCATGGCCATCGATAGGCTTTCCAAATGTTTTCGCAATCTCAATTTTTTTCAGGAGCAATTCATCCTTTGCGAGTATCCCGGGAAAGTTCATGACCTCAGCGAGGTATCCAATGTCATCTCGTTCGAGTAGATATTCAATTTCATCTGGACCCAGTGTGGCTCCAGCAGTTTCGAAAGTAGTAGCGGGTACACAAGAGGGGGCCCCAAACATGAACTTGAAAGGGGTCCTCTTCGCATCCTCAAGCATAAATTCAACGCCTTGTATCCCAAGCACATTGGCAATTTCATGCGGATCACTCACAGTGCCGACGGTGCCATGCTGAACGGCGAGACGGGCAAACTGAGTAGGGGAAAGCATAGAGCTTTCAATATGAACATGAGCATCAATGAGCCCAGGAAGTAGAAAGTATTCAGAGCTCACAGGCGTTCGTATGATCTCACGAATCAGCCCATTCTCTACTATTACTTTCCCTTCATAAATATCACTACGCTCTACATCAACGATATGGCCTTCGATGGTGAAGGTGCTGAGATTCGCGTCAATATCTTCATGATTCATAATCTAATGGCCTATACGAGATTTTATGAAGTGAACGCAATAAGACTACAAAGGATAGGCGAGTAGCTCAAGCAGCAGCTGCTCTTCAACCAACGAATTCGTCAAATATCTCTCTCACGCTACTCACCGCAGTAACCCCTTGAACACTTTTTCCCGCTTGCCAGAAGTCCTTTGTAGAAAGTGCGCGAAAGTTTGAGGATTTCAGACGAAATACGGAGCGAAGCGAATAGTAGAGGCGCATCCAGTGTTTTGTCCTATGGCCTTTAAGGAGTTTTCGAGCCAACCAGCCTGCATCTTTCCCATGTTTTTCCAAAAATGGTGTGTTAATGACTGCCAGAGGAACGCCTGTGACTCGAGTTGTGAGAACAATATCATCTGCACTCGCTTTTATGATGGCACTTTTGTAGTCATCGTGAGCAGTGCACTCTTTGGAAGCGATAAATCGCGTTCCCATTTGAATGCCTTGGTAACCGAGCGCGAGCGCCTGCTCAAAATCCGCCTTACACCCAATGCCTCCTGCTTGAATCAGTGGAACATCGAGATCTTGCAGCTCTGAATAGAGTTCTTGAGGTGATTTTTTACCTGCATGACCACCGGCCCGGTTATTTACGCAGATCAGGCCTCTGGCTCCACGCGAGAGTGCTTTTTGAGCATACTTTCTTTCGGTGACATCGTGATAAACGATTCCGCCTGCTTGATTAACTTTCTGAACGACCCACTTTGGGTCTCCAAGGGCTGTCACTACAAAGCGGATTCCCTCGTCTAGTGCTACCTCCAGCCATTCTTCCATTCTTTTTTGATATAGCTTCACTGATTGTTCAACA
Above is a genomic segment from bacterium containing:
- a CDS encoding nitronate monooxygenase, which translates into the protein MVHNTSLEDNQFLQDSGAQYPIICGAMYPCSNPELIAAVAEAGGLPVIQPLSLTYVHGFEFREGIRAIRKLTAGPLALNLIVEQSVKLYQKRMEEWLEVALDEGIRFVVTALGDPKWVVQKVNQAGGIVYHDVTERKYAQKALSRGARGLICVNNRAGGHAGKKSPQELYSELQDLDVPLIQAGGIGCKADFEQALALGYQGIQMGTRFIASKECTAHDDYKSAIIKASADDIVLTTRVTGVPLAVINTPFLEKHGKDAGWLARKLLKGHRTKHWMRLYYSLRSVFRLKSSNFRALSTKDFWQAGKSVQGVTAVSSVREIFDEFVG
- the ade gene encoding adenine deaminase; translated protein: MNHEDIDANLSTFTIEGHIVDVERSDIYEGKVIVENGLIREIIRTPVSSEYFLLPGLIDAHVHIESSMLSPTQFARLAVQHGTVGTVSDPHEIANVLGIQGVEFMLEDAKRTPFKFMFGAPSCVPATTFETAGATLGPDEIEYLLERDDIGYLAEVMNFPGILAKDELLLKKIEIAKTFGKPIDGHAPGLRGAQAREYIQSGIQTDHECFSYDEAKEKLELGMKIIIREGSAAKNFDALIPLLNEYPQHIMFCSDDKHPDSLVEGHINVLLRRSVQKGCNPMDAIRAATKNPIDHYHMKVGLIQESDPADFIVVDNLSNFNVLKTYIDGQLVASKGQTLLPEQTIEPINRFHRYQVSPQQIQVKAEANSLIRVIEALPGELITKESTAEPLLKNNYVVSDPEKDILKLVNVNRYHEAPPAIGFVKNIGLKSGAIAGSVGHDSHNIIAVGTSDEEICSAINLLMEHAGGLALTNGEERKVLPLEIAGLMSTKDGFYVANLYTELDQRAKELGSSLPAPFMTLSFLPLLVIPDLKLSDKGLFSILDLKYKSLLL